ATCCCATCTCCCAGTTTGTCCTTGAAAGGGCAGGACTGTCCTGCCAGCCTAGTTGCTgctgagggtggggctgggggctctctgcttcctcctggCCATCCTTTTCTTCAGGTGGGCTCTGTGGTTCTTCAAGAATGACCGCAGCCGTGCCTGGCAGGACAATTTGCATCTGATCACCAAGTTTGACACTGTGGAGGACTTCTGGGCGTAAGTGCCTAACCCCCTCAAAGGGAGGCCAAAGCCAGGGGCCTCTTGAGCCCTCATACCTCCCGGTAGGGAGTGGGGGACATTCCTACACGGCTTTCCTAGCCCCTCCCTGGGGCCTTTCAGCATTTGCTGAGGGCTGGGGCTTGGTGCTGTCAATGGGGCTGGGGTAGAGGCCCCCCCCAGAGACTTCTTGGGGCTTAGGGAGAGAGCCTGGTGGGTGGGAGAAGCAAGGAGTTGACCTTGGCTCTGCCACTCCATGACTTTGTGACCCTAGGCAAGTTCCTTTTACTCTCTGAGCTTGTCTCAGCCACAAATTGAGGATTAGGCCTCCCGAGAGTGTCCACGGGTGATAGGGGCATATGCAAAGTTCTGTGCAAACCccggggtggaggggaggggcctggggcttcaGGTGGAAGGGTACCAGAAACAAAGCTGGCATCAGGGCTCTGAAAGCCTCCCCAGGGGcttgggtggtcagggaaggctccaGGCAGAAGGTGGGGTCTGAGGGTTTGGGTAAGTAGGAATGGAATTTGGTTGGGGGAAGAAGAGCAAGTGTGAGCAAAGCTTGAAGGCCTGAAGGAAAGCAGCGGGGCCGGTAAGAAGTTGAGGGGACTGAGGCCAGTTGGAAGCAGGCCCTAAAAAGCCTGGACTTTCAGCCTGGGGTTGGGGGCTTTCTCCAGGATGTACAGTCACATCCAGTTGGCCAGTAAGCTTTCCTCCGGCTGTGACTACGCCCTGTTTAAGGTAGGCTCTGCTGGCGGCTCCTCTGATTCTGGCCCCTTTGAATCAACTGGGGGGACTGATTCTTCCTAGCTTTTGCTGTGTTCCTCCCCAtagggggctggggtggggggctttgGACAGTCTCCCTCGGAGTGGACATAGGATTTCCCATTTGAGGCTCTTTTGAACAGAAGCTTGAACACAGCTGCACTTCGAAGGACCTTTAAGAGTCtggaaggggaggtggggagaaggttCAGGAACCAGGAGCCCAGGTTTGTGGTCTGGCTCTTTAGGAGAAGGAATCAGAATTACCTGAGGACACCCCTAGGCAATGTCTGGGGCCAGTCCCAGAGGTGCTGGCCCTGCAGGTGTGCGAGGCGGGGCCCTGACATCAGTGTTTAAAGATTTCCCCAGGTGACAGGTCCCAGCTGAGCCTGGGTTGTCTGCCCTTGGCCACACTGGTTGCCCCAGAGGCTTCCTGAATTACCCATTTGAAATTTGTCTCCAGGAACTTGGTTCAATATAggagacatacacagacacatgcaAGGCTACAAAAGGTGACAAATACTGAGGCTTAGGGACCTGTGGGTGCTCAGAGGAGGGTGTGGGGGACTGAGGGGCTGGCTGGTGATGGAGCCTGCTTATACAGAGGGAATGCAGGCAAGGGAGAACCTGACCTGTGGAGGACTATTTAGGGGctagagcagggcctgggaaggTGGCTAGGTCCCCACTTCCCTTTGAACAAAAGGAGGGCAGTTGATTTGCCATCCTGTCTCCCAGGATGGCATCGAGCCCATGTGGGAAGATAGCAGAAATAAGAGAGGTGGCCGCTGGCTGGTCAGCCTCGCCAAGCAGCAGCGCCACAGTGAGCTGGACCGCCTGTGGCTGGAGACAGTaagtggtggggctgggggggcCAGGCTGGTGCGGCAGTAGTCTCAAGGATGGTGGGGACAGTCCCTGTGCCCAAGCTGGAGGTCTTACCATCCGCCCTTCTGGCCTCAGCTGCTGTGTCTGATCGGGGAGAGCTTTGAGGAGCACAACCGGGAGGTGTGTGGGGCCGTCATCAATATCCGAGCCAAGGGGGACAAGATTGCCATATGGACAAGGGCAGCAGAGAACCAGGAGGGTGTGCTGCACATCGGGTGAGGGGTATCTCTGGTACAGGGTGGGGGATGCCTTCTAGGGGAGAAGGTGAGTTGAGGGTGGCTTGGCATGCCAGAGTGACCTTTGGAACTCTCATGTCATctcccccttcttcttacccACCTATATAAAAGGTTTGGAATCTAGATTTCAAACTGTTTCTAGCAGAACTCTTCTGCACTAAAGAGCCGTATTTAGGCTTTCCACATGGGTAAGACAGACAAAACAGGAGTGACTAACCAGAGAAGGACCCAGGGTCTCAGGTTATCTCCAGGACCTGCTGCTGACTGTCTCATTTCTTCTCCCACTCCCCAGGCGTGTCTACAAAGAGCGCCTGGGCCTCTCCACAAAGACCGTCATTGGGTACCAGGCCCACGCAGATACAGCCACCAAGAGCAACTCTCTTGCCAAAAACAAGTTTGTGATGTGAGGGGCCCTTGATGCCACTCCCCCTGAGTCAGGCGCTCCTGAGTCTCTCAATGCTGGGTGTGTAGGGAGGTTCTGGGCTGCACTGCTGATGTTGGGCAAGATTGGGGGACAGATAACCCAGTTTTTACCTGTCCTGGAGGAATGTGAACACTCTTTAACAGGAGTTGGGGTCTAAGCCTAGGGCCAGCTCTGTGGTGGTAGTGGGGTCAGCCTGAGGACCCAGGGCAGAAAGGTGGAGGAAACCCCTGAATTTCCTTGTTCCATCCCTGGGGTTGGGTAGGGAGGTGTGGGGTGAGTCACTGGGGAAAGGAGGGCTCAACCAAAGGTGGGAAGAGAACAGATGGGAGAGAATCCTCAGATCTAGTACTCTGTGCCCCCTGCGAAAGGCACCTGGTGGTTGAGGGCTAGACTCTTCCATTTTGGGGTAGGGGGCTCAAAGCCACTGACACTGAAAGCTGGAGTTTAGGGACAGGAGTTGGCACAGAGAGCTCTCTGTGACCATTCTGCTTTAAAACCTTTGAGTAGCCTCTCATCAGATCTGTAGCCTTGGAGCCTACCCTATAACCTGTACTTTCCCTCAACCAGCTGTGGGTGGTCCAAAGGGTGGGGCCATTCAAGAGCTGGAGGCTTAGAGGCAGAACCCCATCATCTCACAGAGGTGGGAGTTGACAAATGAGACAGCCCTGTATGGCCAGGCTGAagtggaggtgggtgggtgagggcCAGGAGAGGAGGGTGGTGGTCAGACTTCACCTTGTCTATTAGAGGAGGATTAACTGGGACGTGATGAAGCTTAAGGCTCTTTCTGTACCTGTTCTATCTAATAAATACTCACTTTTGAACAATATTGGAATTATTTTTGAGGGCTCTAAAATTGAGTAAGATTCAGGCTCTCTCAAAACTTTGATTTCTTCCTGTACTGCCTTGAGAAAACTCATGTGAGACCCCCGCAGGTAGCAAGGGGCCTGGTCAGGGCCCAAGCTGGTGTGATGGAAAGGGGTGAGGGGCAAAGGAAGTACTTTAAAAGCAAAAGGGGTTTGAGCCAGGGAGTGGGGTATATATGCTCCCAGCAAAACTGAAGGGGCAGGGGAGAGCGGGTCAAGTCCCTCACAAGACCCCAGGGGTCACCTAGCCTGAGTTTGAGCCAGGATACCTAGAGCTGAATTTCCGTTGAGCGAATAGCGCCTCTGCTTGGACTCCGCTGTAATAAAACGTCCTGCATGTGTGTTAAAAATACGATCTCCATCAGCTCACCAGCTCAGCAGTTACTCTTTTTCAGGCTCCAACAGCAAAGCCGGGGATTGGGGTGGCGCTCGTATTAAGCCTTGCGGGGTGGGGGGAACTGGCGATCCTTAGTACCTGCGACTTGGGGCGCCATCAGTACGCGTCGCAGGCAGGTCTGAAGGACCCGGGAGAACTCTGCGTCCGCTACCGCGTGGGACAGCCTGGGTCGAGCGTGGACTCGGACCTGGAGGCAGGGCTCCGAGGGGCGGAGCCTGGGGCGACTGCGGAGCCTGTCTGGGGCGGGGCtcagaggggacagaggaggtGGGGGCGGAGCAAAGCTCAGAGAAGACCGAGTCTGGTTGGGGGCGGGGCCTAGGGCGGGGGCGGAGTCAGGCCTAGAGGCGGCCGTGGCTCCGAGGGAACCAAGTGGGCTACCAGCTGGACATTCCGGGCACCGGGGGCGGTCCCTGGGGGGCGGGCGGGGCCCGACCGGCTCTCTGTGTGGTGGCGGCCATGAAGCCGCAGCCGCCGGGCTAGGCCCCGGGCGGCTCCAGCCCAGGGCGGCCCGTGGAGGGTTGGGTAGAGCTCCCGGCTCCCGTTCCCCAGCGGGCGGGCGGCCGGCCGCTCACCATGCCAGGCAAGCACCAGCACTTCCAGGAACCCGAGGTCGGCTGCTGTGGGAAATACTTCCTGTTCGGCTTCAACATTGTCTTCTGGGTGAGCGCGGGGTTGGGTTCCGGGCCCTGTCCTGCGGATTGCGGGACGGGAGGTTCAGTGCCCTACTGGGGGGAGACCACACCCCCTACAAGGGGCTGGGACCGTACCCCTACTCCTTCCTCCCATTCCCGGCTCCACGCCCACCTCCAAGACCACCTGAGGGAGGTTTGGAGCGGCTCAGGGTGCAGGGGgtagggtgggggagggaagcctCCTGGTGTCTCCccaaagccaggtggagaaaggggaggtttTTCCTTGACGGCCCCAGGGGCAAGATTGGTGCGGGTCACCCCCTCTCCCGCCCAGCTCACTTGCTGTGCTGGGGTGTGGGTTGCGCGCGCAGCTCCACCCCTTATTTAGCCGCTACAGAGCAGAGTTGTGGTGCAAGAAGGGCCGAAtctgctcccccacccctttTGCCCCTGCAACACCTGGGCCTGCGGCCTCCTCTTAAGCTCCTGCAAAGATGGGTGGGTCAAACCTGCACCCTTCCAGTCCCACACTGAGAGGCTTTCGGGCTGGGAGGGCCAATAAGCCTAGTTTTTCAGTTGGGGGCATCTCCTCTGTTGAGTTGCTGGCCTTGGCCCTAGGGAACAGAATTCAACATTTCACAGCTGACAAAACCCCTCTAGGGCGGGGCTGCCTTTGGCTGGAGAAGGGAGCTGCTAGTGCCTCTCCCAGGGTGGCATCTATGCCCCTAGGCCCTGCCAAgtcatctttcttttctcccGCCCATCTCTCCAAGGCTGCTTGCTGCTTCTGCAGTCTGCGCCTGCGGCCTTCCTGCCACCCTGGGTCCACCGGCCAGTCCCATTGAGTTTTGCTCAGCAGGGCTCAGAGGTGCTGCCCTTTTCCCACATGCTGCTCAGGCAGTCACCCGTGGGCGGGTGTCCTTTGGCCTTAGTGGTGCTCAGCTCAGGAGGGTGTGGCATTGTGCAGAGGGCACTGGTGGGGAAGCCTGGAGGTGTGGGTGTAGCAGGCCTCCTGTGAGACTAGGGGTAAGTCACTTCTCCTTTCCTGGCCTCAGCTTCTCTGACTGAGAGGGGGTGATAATGAAGCCTGTCCCTCAGAGTTGTTAGGTAGATTAAATGAATTCTAACTTCCTGTATTTGTATAGCTACTTTATTAATAActgcattttacagttgagggaacaggcacagagaggctaagtcaTTTAaccaaatcacacagctagtaagcacAGAGCCAAGGTAACAGCCCAGTGGGCAGTAGGCAGAGCTCTGTAAGGCAGAGCATTGAGCAGAGGGAGCCCCCAAATGCCAAGTGGGGACAGGCATGAGAGACCCAGGCTCGCTCCTGGGGGGCCTCCCAGGCAGGTGAGTGGGGGTGGAGAGACAGAGCCTGAAAGGCTCCAGGGTTGGGGCAGAGTTGAGTTTTATATTGAGGGAACTGTGGAGCAGTGAGGGCTTCAATGTTGGGTAATGGATCTGACTgtctccaggggtgggtgggtgaggggcaGGGCTTGGAGGTGAAGAGACTAGCGGGGCTGGGGAGTAGAAAAGGTGAGGAAGGCTCCAGGGTAAGTTATGAGGCTTAATTGACAGGCCTGGGCCTCCTGGGGGCTTGGGGGAGAGTTTCAGGTTTGGGTCAACGTGGTCTGAGGGAGGTGCCAATGATATAGgcccagagattttttttttttttttagtgggaaGCAGACCCTGGTGTTATCCTACTCAGAACCTCCCAATGGTTCTCACTAGAATACAGTCCAGACTCCTCCCCATGGCCTCCAACACCCCGTGGGGTCTGGCCCTGCTGTCCTTCATTTTAGGACTTGCACCACCAAACATGATACCACCTCCAAGGCCTTTGACAGTCCCTTTGCCTGGAATTCTCTGATCACCCTACCTCGTCAGCCCTCTAACTTCATCTAAAATGTCACCACTTTCCCTAACTAAAGTGTGCTCCCACCACCCCCAGTCACTCCCCACTGCATTACCCTCTGTGATTTTCTTTAAAGGATCTGTTGGTATCTGAAATTACCTTGTTTGCTCACTGTAGATTTACCCCCCCTGGAgggtaaactccatgagggctgAGAACTCATCTGTTCTGTTTGCTGGTGTAGCCCAATGCATGGAACAAAGTCTGGGACCTGGAGGGGTCTGGAGCCAGGGAGAGGTTTGGATGGAGATCTGGGAGATGCCAATATCATGATGGGGTGGAAAATGAGGGTGAGGAGGACAAAGGGCAGAAGGATGAGGTTGGAACCTCGTGGTGGGCAGGGGTGCGGGGGTGGCCATGTGCATGGGGCAGGTGAAGCAGAGTGTcctgggagggaggctgagaaggggcagagggaggaatgGCATTGTGTTACCTTAACCATGGAGGGGctcaagaaagagaaagtagtGGTTGGTTGCTTGTCTAAAGGTCACAGGCAGTCAGGTGGGATAAGGCAGGGGTTTCACATGTGGAACCCCCTggttgggggagggaaggaaaaacatttctAGAGAGAGCATAGCAGTGGGAGGAGCCTGAGGTCAGGAAGGGGAAGGTGTTAAAAGTGGGTGGTCACTGGTGGAGCTTGTGGTTGGCAGAGGCTGTGTGCTGAGAGGAGGGAGTCTGTGAAAGCAGGTGGGTGGTGTAGGTCTGCAGAGGTGGGGTCGTGGCCCTGGGCTTGGGCAGGAGGGGTGGTTTCCTTTTAAGACTGTATGTCAAGATCCAGGGCTCTTTCTAGTAAGGAATTGAGGCAGGTTGGTGGGTGGTGTTTGGAAGGCTTGGACAGAGCTGTGGTTAGATGTTTCCTAGAGCGAAGCCGTTGACACAGGCTGGGGCCCCTCAGCTGGCTCCTGCTCTGCATCTGGATTCCTTGCCATTCAGGGGTCTTCAgtcaggagtgggggtggggtggaagtCAGAGTAGCAGGGTAGCAGGAGGGCTGGACTTGGGAGAGGGGGGCAGAGAAGAGGCTCAGGAGACTGCTGCTGTGGCTTGGTTGGAGTGTGTCTGCCGCCTTCTGCTCCCGTTCTGAGTTCCAGGGATAGGGAGGGGTCAGTCTTCCAGCCTGTGTCCTGTGGAATCTTCAGCACTGAGATATATTCTTGAGAGGGTGGAAAGGACCCTGGATCCCATTTACAgcctttccccttcttcctttctctccctggcttccaGAAGATCCTGAGTCCTAGTGGGGAGGAGCTGGTCTGGGGATGAGGAAGGATCATGGTGCCCCAGCCCTCAGCTTTTTGCTCTGCTCCTGCAGGTGCTGGGAGCCCTGTTCCTGGCTATTGGCCTCTGGGCCTGGGCTGAGAAGGTAAGGCAATGTACTAGGGTGTAGGATTTCCTTGGGTCGAGGTGGTGGGAGGGTCAGCCTCCCCACTTCCTCTGCTCCTGTGGCACAGGGCGTTCTCTCCAACATCTCGGCGCTGACAGATCTAG
This genomic interval from Manis javanica isolate MJ-LG chromosome 1, MJ_LKY, whole genome shotgun sequence contains the following:
- the EIF4E1B gene encoding eukaryotic translation initiation factor 4E type 1B, with amino-acid sequence MATASPAREVEGGIRKREKEKEETAAVWMSGGEEALSSPRALRPLRKKAQDEGPAGAKLALHPLLNRWALWFFKNDRSRAWQDNLHLITKFDTVEDFWAMYSHIQLASKLSSGCDYALFKDGIEPMWEDSRNKRGGRWLVSLAKQQRHSELDRLWLETLLCLIGESFEEHNREVCGAVINIRAKGDKIAIWTRAAENQEGVLHIGRVYKERLGLSTKTVIGYQAHADTATKSNSLAKNKFVM